Proteins co-encoded in one Setaria viridis chromosome 9, Setaria_viridis_v4.0, whole genome shotgun sequence genomic window:
- the LOC117838993 gene encoding uncharacterized protein yields MDPTEPRWRINSSFSPPTSRRWDCRYSSDGLPHRVHDAPHDAPPYVSSLSSHSKGSRSAFGSDQYLNHHHSVSDGALSYFGSPADSLQAPRWTPSLQRFDLGEFSTPAGGSRPETSDYPQSSERQLTATSSFSSASPFSESSQLASSSKQPAPYLPRNQMGRRSFMSKPVYPLVFRNPVSETEASRMPEVTNAGRATPSDDSQASPLWRRSLASPELKFHNALSELGKMEASPEPNTSSRREGFRWSNASSYDFGYDGDAIDISDHISIESQRSPTNSVRFLKCGLCERFLRQKSPWTSNRIVRNTDMPVAAVLPCRHVFHADCLEESTPKTELHEPPCPLCTRATDDEGHVSFSEPLHVALRSARRNLSLGGGAGGSSSSANPPHSDHGLKRNHSAIVPRRSGSSLFRNRFKKQFPFKARIGKDLFGGRIFNKVGSSSSSGQQDDHGQLAAKHDPSMK; encoded by the exons ATGGATCCTACTGAGCCTCGTTGGCGGATAAATTCTAGCTTCTCTCCTCCAACGTCAAGGCGATGGGACTGCCGTTATTCATCAGATGGATTGCCTCACAGAGTTCATGATGCTCCTCATGATGCCCCACCTTATGTGTCATCATTATCATCCCATAGTAAAGGAAGCAGAAGTGCATTTGGGAGTGATCAGTACCTCAATCACCATCATTCTGTATCTGATGGAGCACTTTCTTATTTTGGGAGTCCAGCTGACAGCCTTCAGGCTCCACGTTGGACGCCCTCTCTTCAAAGATTTGATCTTGGCGAATTCTCTACCCCTGCAGGAG GATCAAGACCAGAAACTTCTGACTATCCTCAGTCAAGTGAG AGGCAACTGACTGCGACGAGCAGTTTCAGTTCTGCATCCCCATTCTCAGAATCAAGTCAGCTAGCATCTTCTAGTAAACAACCAGCCCCATATCTACCTCGCAATCAAATGGGTAGGCGATCTTTCATGTCAAAACCAGTCTACCCACTTGTCTTCAGGAATCCAGTGTCAGAAACAGAAGCGTCCAGGATGCCTGAGGTTACTAATGCTGGACGAGCAACGCCAAGTGATGACAGCCAGGCCTCTCCTCTGTGGCGTCGCAGCTTGGCGAGTCCGGAGCTCAAATTCCATAACGCGTTGAGTGAGCTTGGGAAGATGGAGGCTTCGCCTGAACCAAACACAAGCTCAAGAAGGGAAGGATTCAGATGGAGCAATGCCAGCAGCTATGATTTTGGATACGATGGAGATGCCATTGACATTTCAGATCATATCAGTATTGAGTCCCAGAGATCTCCCACAAATTCAGTGAGATTCCTCAAGTGTGGGCTGTGTGAGAGATTCCTGCGCCAGAAATCACCTTGGACCTCGAACCGTATTGTTCGGAACACCGACATGCCAGTAGCAGCAGTCCTTCCTTGCCGACATGTCTTCCACGCAGATTGCTTGGAGGAAAGCACTCCCAAGACAGAACTCCATGAACCTCCCTGCCCGCTGTGCACACGAGCCACTGATGATGAAGGGCATGTGTCATTCTCAGAACCCCTGCATGTTGCACTCCGATCTGCTCGCAGGAACCTTTCAttgggtggtggtgctggtgggagcagcagcagcgcaaaCCCTCCGCACAGTGATCACGGCTTGAAGAGGAACCATTCTGCTATCGTGCCGAGACGCAGCGGCAGCTCATTGTTCCGCAACCGCTTCAAGAAGCAGTTCCCCTTCAAGGCGAGGATTGGGAAGGACCTCTTTGGCGGTAGGATCTTCAATAAAGTTGGGTCGTCTTCATCTTCAGGTCAGCAGGATGATCATGGACAGCTGGCAGCGAAGCACGATCCATCAATGAAGTAG